In a single window of the Salvelinus alpinus chromosome 15, SLU_Salpinus.1, whole genome shotgun sequence genome:
- the LOC139539368 gene encoding uncharacterized protein: MSVVALNRTPLHSATLQSTPPHSSPLRPTPLRHTPVHSAILQSTPPHSRPLHHTPVHSAALQSTPPHSSPLHSAALQSTPPHSSPLHSATLQSTPPHSSPLRHTPVHSTPPHSSPLQSTPPHSSPLRHTPVHSSPLRHTPVHSATLHCTPPHSSPLRHTPVHSATLHSSPLHSATLQSTPPHTTPLRHTPVHSATLQSTPPHSSPLRHTPVHSTPPHSTPVHSATLQSTPPHSSPLRHTPVHSATHQSTPLRHTPVHSAPLHSATLQSTPPHSSPLRHTPVHSATLQSTPPHSSPLHSATLQSTPPHSTPPHSSPLRHTPVHSTPPHSSPLRHTPVHSATLQSTPPHSSPLRHTPVHSTPPHSTPPHSSPLRHTPVHSATLQSTPLRHTPVHSATHQSTPPHSTPPHSTPPHSTPPHSSPLRHTPVHSATLQSTPPHSSPLRHTPVHSTPPHSSPVHSATLQSTPPHSTPLRHTPVHSATLQSTPPHSTPPHSSPLRRTPVHSAALQSTPPHSSPLRHTPVHSTPPHSSPLRHTPVHSATLQSTPPHSSPLRHTPVHSATLQSTPLRHTPVHSAALQSTPPHSSPLRRTPVHSATLQSTPLRHTPVHSTPPHSSPLRHTPVHSTPPHSSPLHSATLQSTPQL, encoded by the coding sequence ATGTCAGTTGTTGCTTTAAACCGcactccactccactccgccacactccagtccactccgccacactccagtccactccGCCCCACTCCACTCCGCCATACTCCAGTCCACTCCGCCATACTCCAGTCCACTCCGCCACACTCCCGTCCACTCCAccacactccagtccactccgccgcactccagtccactccgccacactccagtccactccACTCCGCCGCACTCCAGTCCACTCCGccacactccagtccactccactccgccacactccagtccactccgccacactccagtccactccgccacactccagtccactccactccgccacactccagtccactccagtccactccgccacactccagtccactccgccacactccagtccactccagtccactccgccacactccagtccactccGCCACACTCCACTGCACTCCGccacactccagtccactccgccacactccagtccactccgccacactccactccagtccactccactccgccacactccagtccactccGCCACACACCACTCCACTCCGccacactccagtccactccgccacactccagtccactccgccacactccagtccactccgccacactccagtccactccactccgccacactccactccagtccactccgccacactccagtccactccgccacactccagtccactccgccacactccagtccactccGCCACACACCAGTCCACTCCACTCCGccacactccagtccactccGCCCCACTCCACTCCGccacactccagtccactccgccacactccagtccactccgccacactccagtccactccgccacactccagtccactccaccgcactccagtccactccactccgccacactccagtccactccGCCCCACTCCACTCCGccacactccagtccactccgccacactccagtccactccactccgccacactccagtccactccgccacactccagtccactccgccacactccagtccactccgccacactccagtccactccgccacactccagtccactccactccgccacactccactccgccacactccagtccactccgccacactccagtccactccgccacactccagtccactccactccgccacactccagtccactccGCCACACACCAGTCCACTCCGCCACACTCCACTCCGCCACACTCCACTCCGCCACACTCCACTCCGccacactccagtccactccgccacactccagtccactccgccacactccagtccactccgccacactccagtccactccgccacactccagtccactccactccgccacactccagtccagtccactccgccacactccagtccactccgccacactccactccactccgccacactccagtccactccgccacactccagtccactccACCGCACTCCACTCCGccacactccagtccactccgccgcactccagtccactccgccgcactccagtccactccgccacactccagtccactccgccacactccagtccactccactccgccacactccagtccactccgccacactccagtccactccgccacactccagtccactccgccacactccagtccactccgccacactccagtccactccgccacactccagtccactccactccgccacactccagtccactccgccgcactccagtccactccgccgcactccagtccactccgccgcactccagtccactccgccacactccagtccactccactccgccacactccagtccactccactccgccacactccagtccactccgccacactccagtccactccactccgccacactccagtccactccactccgccacactccagtccactccACAGTTATAA